In Aquimarina spinulae, a single window of DNA contains:
- a CDS encoding DUF1572 domain-containing protein, which yields MKLAESLANRLKEVLIEGKWVTGTNFKEQIFDLDWKEAIQKVDSLNSIADLTFHVSYYIAGVAKVLEGGSLDIKDKYSFDYPPVRSNEDWKNLINKFCSDSEKFIYLVAKMTDKELFKNFVDEKYGDYHRNIDVIIEHTYYHLGQVLLIKKLIKNR from the coding sequence ATGAAGTTAGCAGAATCACTTGCTAATCGTTTGAAAGAAGTTCTCATTGAAGGAAAATGGGTAACGGGAACTAATTTTAAGGAACAAATTTTTGACTTAGACTGGAAAGAAGCAATTCAAAAAGTAGATTCTTTAAATTCTATTGCAGATTTGACATTTCATGTTAGTTATTATATTGCTGGCGTAGCAAAAGTACTTGAAGGTGGTTCTCTTGATATCAAAGACAAATATAGCTTTGACTATCCACCTGTTAGGTCCAATGAAGATTGGAAAAACTTAATAAATAAGTTTTGTTCTGACTCAGAGAAGTTTATCTACCTGGTAGCAAAGATGACCGACAAAGAATTATTTAAAAATTTTGTTGATGAAAAATATGGAGATTACCACAGGAATATAGATGTAATCATTGAACATACCTATTATCATCTAGGGCAAGTTTTGCTAATAAAAAAACTAATAAAAAACAGGTAG
- a CDS encoding DUF6090 family protein codes for MKKINWQYTLGEILIVIVGITIAFNLNQCAEEKKDKNLRDTYLENLKIDILADKEELTKNLKTLVKYKKDAETIAKVLNDTTIENYTITTKVFSISPLIEFTPQDITYKTLVNSGDFTLFNDISLKSAIQKHYSSDLQKVTKAYERQEIIHREYLGKYYIYNSDFDKMKKKEFPFEDVRLLKRIVQSLGGAYTIQISATEMAITHCDSILKLINP; via the coding sequence ATGAAAAAAATAAATTGGCAGTATACCTTAGGAGAAATTCTAATCGTTATTGTTGGTATCACTATTGCCTTTAATCTTAATCAATGTGCAGAGGAGAAAAAAGATAAAAATCTTAGAGACACGTATCTAGAAAATTTAAAGATAGATATCCTTGCCGATAAAGAAGAACTAACAAAGAATCTAAAGACATTAGTAAAGTATAAAAAAGATGCCGAAACTATTGCAAAAGTGCTTAATGATACTACTATAGAAAATTACACAATTACCACAAAAGTGTTTAGTATTTCTCCGTTGATAGAGTTTACTCCCCAAGACATCACTTATAAAACCTTAGTCAATTCTGGAGATTTCACTCTTTTTAATGACATATCTTTAAAGTCGGCTATTCAGAAACATTATTCTTCGGATTTACAGAAGGTAACTAAAGCTTATGAACGGCAGGAAATCATTCACCGCGAGTATTTGGGAAAGTATTATATATATAACTCAGATTTTGATAAAATGAAAAAAAAGGAGTTCCCTTTTGAAGATGTTCGTTTATTAAAAAGGATTGTTCAAAGTCTCGGAGGAGCATATACTATTCAGATCAGTGCTACCGAAATGGCGATTACACACTGTGATAGTATTTTAAAGTTAATAAACCCATAA
- a CDS encoding carboxypeptidase regulatory-like domain-containing protein: MRKIIIRIISVFVILATASCSEDTIDSEGLGSVKGKVVKKGTNEPLENVKISTNPASSTVFTDKDGVYHLKNVASGDYSLSGQRDGLLAVFEAITVLADKELEIVLEMDIATATNRPPEAAILVTPVDNAVDQPLEVKLVWSAKDPDDDKLTYKVSLRNEENSNVEVFENIADTTYTVSGLSFATKYFWQVSSSDDINDPVNSTTFAFTTAGPPNNRIVYTKLVGGNSVIYSADESGGTEIALTSVSKNSFRPRRNATTKKIAFLQSVGSQIHLFTMNQDGSQIKQITSTVGVSGFNLKEVDFSWDANGAKLLFPNQNKLYSINIDGSGLSLIYQTTGDLITEVDKNESTGITAIKTNNLDGYGVQIFTIDGAGVVQNTVLTGQNGAAGSINLSVDGTKLLYSRDMSGAENPNYRQLDSRVFIYDLGTMVSTDLSTDKTAGTNDLDARFSPNEASIIFVNTSNDGISEKNILTVPIADLDGRITLLQQAAMPDWE; the protein is encoded by the coding sequence GTGAGAAAAATTATCATAAGAATAATAAGTGTTTTTGTAATTTTGGCTACGGCTTCTTGTAGTGAAGATACTATTGATTCTGAAGGTTTAGGATCTGTTAAAGGAAAAGTAGTTAAAAAAGGAACTAACGAACCTTTAGAAAATGTGAAAATATCAACAAATCCTGCTTCAAGTACTGTTTTTACAGATAAAGATGGTGTCTATCATTTAAAGAATGTAGCCTCGGGAGATTATTCTCTTTCGGGTCAACGAGATGGGCTACTGGCAGTTTTCGAAGCAATTACAGTATTAGCAGATAAAGAACTTGAAATAGTTCTTGAAATGGATATAGCAACAGCTACCAACCGCCCACCAGAAGCTGCAATTTTAGTAACACCAGTAGATAATGCTGTCGATCAGCCATTAGAAGTTAAATTGGTGTGGAGTGCCAAGGATCCTGATGATGATAAACTTACTTACAAGGTAAGTCTAAGGAATGAAGAAAATTCTAATGTAGAAGTTTTTGAAAATATTGCAGATACAACATATACTGTATCCGGGCTTTCCTTTGCTACCAAATATTTTTGGCAAGTAAGTTCTAGTGATGATATTAATGACCCGGTTAATAGCACAACTTTTGCTTTTACAACTGCTGGGCCACCAAACAATAGAATTGTATATACAAAACTAGTTGGGGGTAACAGTGTTATTTATTCTGCAGATGAGAGTGGGGGAACAGAAATAGCGCTTACTTCGGTATCAAAAAATAGTTTTAGACCTAGAAGAAATGCTACAACCAAAAAAATTGCTTTTTTACAATCAGTAGGCTCCCAGATTCATTTGTTTACAATGAACCAGGATGGTTCACAAATAAAACAAATTACCTCTACAGTTGGAGTTTCTGGGTTTAATCTTAAAGAAGTGGATTTTTCATGGGATGCCAATGGAGCAAAATTGTTATTTCCTAATCAGAATAAACTATATTCTATTAATATAGATGGAAGCGGTTTGAGTTTAATATATCAAACTACTGGTGATTTGATTACCGAAGTAGATAAAAATGAAAGTACAGGTATAACTGCTATAAAAACGAATAATTTAGATGGATACGGAGTACAAATTTTTACAATTGATGGAGCGGGAGTGGTACAAAATACTGTGCTTACGGGCCAAAATGGTGCTGCAGGTAGTATCAATTTGTCTGTAGATGGCACTAAGTTGTTATACAGCCGGGATATGTCTGGGGCAGAAAATCCAAATTATCGTCAATTAGATTCTCGTGTGTTTATCTATGATTTAGGCACTATGGTAAGTACAGATCTGTCTACAGACAAAACAGCAGGGACTAATGACCTGGATGCCAGATTTTCACCAAATGAGGCTAGTATAATTTTTGTAAACACCTCGAATGATGGGATTTCTGAAAAAAATATCCTGACCGTGCCCATTGCTGATTTAGATGGAAGAATTACACTATTGCAACAAGCAGCAATGCCTGATTGGGAATAA
- a CDS encoding CsgE family curli-type amyloid fiber assembly protein: MKCKLVILATLCFQVSIAQFTNTDVVAKVKTVTIDDMISVVATATNTTEVYKSLQYTITVFRTDANNNVSKNNQEGRFTLEANESKELSRGAISVDESDKIVLLLLIYEEDKIIGKDRLAFNEEANQKSNSTEDDISSDDGIELKGIVIEETKTKPGRDFYEFFYASYTLNQINGNKVVGVYEKLSFGRSTIIQVKIEDNVIHEFIGKPDLEYLEQMSKIAIRKVYKYFKDLKKQKNDIFQY; encoded by the coding sequence ATGAAGTGTAAACTTGTCATACTTGCAACTTTGTGTTTTCAGGTTTCAATTGCACAGTTCACAAATACCGATGTAGTTGCAAAAGTTAAAACAGTAACTATAGACGATATGATTTCTGTGGTTGCTACTGCTACTAATACTACAGAAGTATACAAAAGTTTGCAATATACTATTACTGTTTTTCGAACAGATGCAAATAATAATGTATCTAAAAATAATCAGGAAGGAAGATTTACGCTAGAAGCAAACGAAAGTAAAGAACTCTCAAGAGGGGCAATTAGTGTAGATGAGAGTGATAAAATAGTATTACTTTTATTGATTTATGAAGAAGATAAGATTATAGGCAAAGATAGGCTTGCTTTTAATGAAGAAGCTAATCAGAAGTCTAATTCAACAGAAGATGATATCTCCTCTGATGATGGAATTGAATTAAAAGGAATAGTGATAGAAGAGACTAAGACCAAACCAGGAAGAGATTTCTATGAATTTTTCTATGCCTCCTATACATTAAACCAAATAAACGGTAATAAAGTAGTTGGGGTGTATGAAAAATTAAGCTTTGGTCGCAGTACTATTATTCAAGTAAAAATAGAGGATAATGTCATTCATGAATTTATAGGAAAACCAGATTTGGAATATTTAGAACAAATGTCGAAAATTGCAATTCGAAAAGTGTACAAATATTTTAAGGATCTAAAAAAACAGAAGAACGATATTTTTCAGTATTAA
- a CDS encoding cupin domain-containing protein: MIDISKIEDKEIMEGFKGKFIHTEYSTLAFWEIKKGSVLPLHSHIHEQTTQVLEGKLELTIGEETNVYEKGFVAVIPPNIPHSGIALTNCRVLDTFSPVREDYKNFV; encoded by the coding sequence ATGATAGATATTTCAAAAATTGAAGATAAAGAGATAATGGAAGGCTTTAAAGGTAAATTTATCCATACCGAATATTCAACCCTTGCCTTTTGGGAAATAAAAAAAGGATCGGTCTTACCATTACACTCTCATATTCATGAACAGACAACACAAGTTTTAGAAGGAAAACTAGAGTTAACCATAGGTGAGGAAACAAATGTTTATGAAAAAGGATTTGTTGCTGTAATCCCTCCAAATATACCCCATAGCGGAATTGCATTGACCAATTGTAGAGTTTTGGATACTTTTAGTCCGGTAAGAGAAGATTATAAAAATTTTGTTTGA
- a CDS encoding AIR synthase related protein → MSQEVSKRYAQRGVSASKEDVHSAIKNIDKGLFPKAFCKIVPDHLTGDQEYCLIMHADGAGTKSSLAYMYWKETGDVSVWKGIAQDALIMNIDDLLCVGATDNIMLSSTIGRNKNLIPGEVISAIINGTEELLKELKDFGVEIHSTGGETADVGDLVRTIIVDSTVTARMKRKDVIDNANIKAGDVIVGLASFGQASYEKEYNGGMGSNGLTSARHDVFSKTLAEKYPESFDPSVPSDLVYSGKTSLTDVVKDAPIDAGKLVLSPTRTYAPIIKKILANFDKETIHGMVHCSGGAQTKILHFIENLHIVKDNLFDVPPLFKLIQENSGTDWKEMYQVFNMGHRMELYVAPEVAEEIISISKSFNVDAQIVGRVEASEEKKLTIKSEFGTYIY, encoded by the coding sequence ATGAGTCAAGAAGTAAGTAAACGTTATGCGCAACGTGGTGTTTCTGCGTCTAAAGAAGATGTACATAGTGCGATTAAAAACATTGATAAAGGACTTTTTCCAAAAGCATTTTGCAAAATTGTGCCAGATCATTTAACCGGTGATCAAGAGTATTGTTTGATCATGCATGCCGATGGAGCAGGAACCAAATCTTCTCTGGCATATATGTATTGGAAAGAAACAGGAGATGTTTCTGTATGGAAAGGAATTGCTCAGGATGCATTAATCATGAATATCGATGATTTATTATGTGTGGGAGCAACCGATAATATAATGTTGTCTTCTACTATCGGAAGAAATAAAAACCTGATCCCGGGTGAAGTGATATCTGCAATCATTAACGGAACCGAAGAGTTGCTTAAAGAACTTAAGGATTTTGGAGTTGAAATTCATTCTACAGGCGGGGAAACTGCTGATGTTGGAGATCTGGTACGAACGATTATTGTGGACTCTACAGTAACGGCCCGTATGAAACGTAAAGATGTAATTGATAATGCAAATATAAAAGCAGGTGATGTAATTGTAGGATTGGCCTCTTTTGGGCAAGCAAGCTATGAAAAAGAATATAATGGTGGTATGGGAAGTAATGGTTTAACATCCGCTCGCCATGATGTGTTTAGTAAGACTCTTGCAGAAAAATATCCAGAAAGCTTTGATCCTTCTGTACCTTCAGATTTAGTATACTCTGGTAAGACAAGTTTAACAGATGTCGTAAAAGATGCACCTATCGATGCCGGTAAATTGGTATTATCACCTACCAGAACATACGCTCCGATTATCAAAAAAATCTTAGCAAACTTTGATAAAGAAACCATTCACGGAATGGTACATTGTAGCGGTGGCGCTCAAACCAAGATTCTACATTTTATAGAAAATCTGCATATCGTTAAAGATAACCTATTCGATGTACCTCCATTATTCAAATTGATTCAAGAAAACTCTGGAACAGATTGGAAAGAAATGTACCAGGTATTTAATATGGGACATCGTATGGAGTTGTATGTTGCACCAGAAGTGGCAGAAGAAATCATATCAATTTCAAAAAGTTTTAATGTAGATGCCCAAATAGTTGGTCGTGTCGAGGCTTCTGAAGAGAAGAAACTTACCATCAAAAGTGAGTTTGGAACTTATATTTACTAA
- a CDS encoding peptide MFS transporter encodes MSSDQTEVNRQEVFGHPKGLLYLFFAELWERFSFYGMKALLVLYMTKHLLYSDDKSFGVMAAYMSLVYVTPMIGGIIADKYIGYRKSIILGGVLMAAGHFFLTIETPVFFYGSLALIIVGNGFFKPNISTMVGTLYKEGDRRRDSGFTIFYLGINLGGAIAPLMCAWLAELYGWHYGFLLAGIGMLVGLIVFKRGTQLAVFGDKGLVPDIKNYEKKIYGLNKGDRVWFLAWLSVPIFALIVRFNEFEHYLVWIATFFLIGYISYILTKVSIKERKRLLVAVYFTSLYALFAAVFEQAGSSLTLFADRNVNLVGINAAQTNSINSTWIVVLAIPFALLWTFLSKKKANPNSAIKFGLGMLFLGLGFLIFGMSAQEVDEYARTPMFYLIFGYLVLTVGELFLSPIGLSKITELSPVKYVTFIMGVWFSANFYGHFFAGKIAKLTTVKEGEASIFSEGLSGTISEAITGLSNTLVEGNNTEAFQQLYSYVSVYANFGVITMIIGIVAILISPIIKKLMTGIH; translated from the coding sequence ATGAGCTCAGATCAAACCGAAGTAAATAGGCAGGAAGTATTCGGACACCCCAAAGGATTATTATATCTATTTTTTGCAGAATTATGGGAACGATTTTCTTTTTATGGTATGAAAGCACTTTTGGTGTTGTACATGACCAAACATCTTCTATATTCTGATGACAAATCGTTTGGAGTAATGGCAGCATACATGTCGCTGGTATATGTTACTCCTATGATTGGCGGTATTATAGCAGATAAATATATTGGATATAGAAAATCAATCATACTTGGAGGGGTTTTGATGGCAGCAGGTCATTTTTTTCTAACTATTGAGACTCCTGTTTTTTTCTATGGATCACTGGCTTTAATAATCGTTGGTAACGGTTTTTTTAAACCCAATATTTCAACAATGGTGGGTACATTGTATAAAGAAGGAGATAGAAGAAGAGATTCTGGATTTACAATTTTTTACCTTGGGATTAATCTGGGAGGAGCTATAGCTCCTTTAATGTGTGCCTGGCTTGCCGAATTGTATGGATGGCATTATGGGTTTCTATTAGCAGGAATAGGAATGTTGGTTGGGCTTATAGTTTTTAAACGAGGAACACAACTAGCTGTTTTCGGAGATAAAGGACTAGTACCCGATATCAAGAATTATGAAAAGAAAATATATGGGCTTAATAAAGGAGATCGAGTATGGTTCTTGGCATGGTTATCGGTTCCCATATTTGCGTTAATCGTTAGATTTAATGAATTTGAGCATTACCTGGTTTGGATTGCAACTTTCTTTTTGATAGGATATATATCCTATATTTTAACAAAAGTATCAATCAAAGAACGAAAAAGATTATTGGTTGCAGTATATTTTACAAGTCTGTATGCTTTGTTTGCAGCAGTATTTGAACAAGCCGGTAGCTCACTTACATTATTTGCAGATAGAAATGTAAATCTTGTTGGTATTAATGCGGCACAAACTAATAGTATTAACTCTACCTGGATAGTAGTATTGGCAATCCCTTTTGCGCTATTATGGACATTTTTGAGTAAGAAAAAAGCAAACCCTAATTCAGCTATCAAATTTGGTTTAGGAATGTTGTTCCTGGGATTAGGATTTCTAATTTTTGGGATGTCTGCTCAAGAAGTTGATGAATATGCTAGAACACCAATGTTTTATTTGATTTTTGGATACCTTGTTCTAACCGTTGGAGAATTGTTCTTATCCCCTATAGGACTTTCTAAAATAACCGAACTATCACCCGTAAAATACGTTACTTTCATTATGGGGGTTTGGTTTTCGGCAAATTTCTATGGCCATTTTTTTGCAGGAAAAATAGCAAAACTTACCACTGTAAAAGAAGGAGAAGCCAGTATTTTTTCAGAAGGTCTCTCAGGAACCATTAGTGAGGCGATCACAGGATTATCTAATACACTGGTAGAAGGTAATAATACAGAAGCTTTTCAGCAATTATATTCTTACGTATCTGTATATGCCAATTTTGGAGTCATTACTATGATAATAGGAATAGTTGCTATTCTAATTTCCCCAATTATTAAAAAATTAATGACAGGGATACATTAG
- a CDS encoding CsgG/HfaB family protein — protein sequence MYHKFYKVIAVISCVFLLHGCGTYFNQPITIENARIGEDTEVTKTLRGFPSPVEPVVVGVYKFRDQTGQYKPTENGSTFSTAVTQGATTILIKALEDSKWFVPIERENLSNLLNERNIIRSTRKEYRKTKNTNEPQLPPLLYAGIILEGGIVSYDSNIITGGLGARYFGVGASTQYRQDRITIYLRAVSTSSGKILKTVYVSKTILSQALDANFFRYIKFKRLLEAETGFTKNEPAQMAVSEAIEKAVESLIVEGIEDKLWAVKAEPEVVNTLIENYKAEKYEAQNTALYDRYFKERRTKISAFLKGGTALVSGDYNNPELTYSAKIGARWYFNPYLNVNGSINKFELTNQNAFSKGFNAFDLNTELSLLPFDRLSPFLFGGVGIVNDDDFDTTLFKFQYGGGVEYLISDKIGISVGATHNLVLSDELDGVVQGKRDDQYFNFSFGLNWYFGNPAKASKKSRLQKQEKNVELRELRKRNRKIRKEGIIREDKNE from the coding sequence ATGTATCATAAGTTTTATAAAGTAATCGCGGTAATTTCTTGCGTATTTTTATTACACGGATGTGGGACGTATTTTAATCAACCTATAACTATCGAAAATGCCAGAATAGGAGAAGATACAGAAGTTACAAAAACATTAAGGGGTTTTCCTTCACCGGTAGAACCTGTTGTTGTTGGGGTGTATAAATTTAGAGATCAAACTGGGCAATATAAACCTACAGAGAATGGAAGCACTTTTAGTACAGCCGTTACTCAAGGAGCAACAACAATTTTGATCAAAGCACTCGAAGACTCTAAGTGGTTTGTGCCTATCGAAAGAGAAAATCTAAGCAACTTGCTCAATGAACGTAATATTATACGTTCTACAAGAAAAGAATATAGAAAAACCAAAAACACCAACGAGCCACAATTACCACCATTACTATATGCGGGGATTATCCTCGAAGGAGGGATTGTATCTTATGATTCTAATATCATCACAGGTGGATTGGGAGCAAGATATTTTGGTGTAGGAGCTTCTACTCAATATAGACAAGATAGAATTACAATTTATTTAAGAGCTGTTTCTACTTCGAGTGGTAAAATCTTAAAAACAGTGTATGTGTCTAAAACTATTTTGTCACAAGCACTAGATGCAAATTTCTTTAGATATATAAAATTTAAAAGATTGCTCGAGGCTGAAACTGGTTTTACTAAAAATGAACCTGCTCAAATGGCAGTATCAGAAGCAATAGAGAAAGCCGTAGAATCTCTAATTGTAGAAGGAATCGAAGATAAGTTATGGGCTGTTAAAGCAGAACCAGAAGTTGTAAATACATTGATAGAAAATTACAAAGCAGAAAAATATGAAGCACAAAATACGGCATTGTACGATCGGTATTTTAAAGAAAGAAGAACTAAGATTTCTGCATTTTTAAAAGGAGGAACTGCTTTAGTGAGCGGAGATTATAATAACCCAGAGCTTACCTATTCTGCAAAGATTGGTGCGAGATGGTATTTTAACCCATATCTTAATGTTAATGGAAGTATTAATAAATTTGAACTCACTAATCAAAACGCATTTTCTAAAGGATTTAACGCTTTTGATCTTAATACAGAGTTAAGCCTTTTACCCTTTGATAGGTTGTCACCCTTTTTATTTGGGGGAGTAGGAATTGTGAATGATGATGATTTTGATACTACATTGTTTAAGTTTCAATATGGAGGTGGTGTAGAATATTTAATTTCTGATAAAATAGGTATTTCTGTTGGGGCTACTCATAATCTGGTTCTTAGCGACGAATTAGATGGTGTAGTTCAAGGAAAACGAGATGATCAATATTTTAATTTTTCTTTTGGACTTAATTGGTATTTTGGAAACCCTGCAAAGGCGAGTAAAAAATCAAGATTACAGAAACAAGAGAAAAATGTAGAATTACGTGAGCTAAGAAAAAGAAATAGAAAAATTAGAAAAGAAGGTATAATCCGAGAGGATAAAAACGAATAG
- a CDS encoding AraC family transcriptional regulator — protein sequence MNKKDVYIKRMQSTALYLRENFNRTFEVKKLEEVSNFSYRNLQRIFKGYYKETIGAYITRLKIESGAKMLLYQNQTISQIAIKVGYSDLQAFSKAFKKHFGISPQEYKSKKEDILTSIVKNTKVAMSFYEEKIINLPKQKVFYKTIIADYYSDKIEEVWDELHEEAVRLEVNISTSESIGIIWDEPLISEAIRCNYDACFTLPQNCDFKNKFSVKILPEQTYAVFTHYGAYSLLQHTYDKIFGNWILNTQHEVSESPFLELYKVNNMHSDDPKEYVTEIYIPIK from the coding sequence GTGAATAAAAAAGATGTATATATAAAAAGAATGCAAAGTACAGCTTTGTATTTGCGAGAGAATTTCAATAGAACTTTTGAGGTTAAGAAACTTGAAGAGGTCTCTAATTTCTCATATCGAAACTTACAACGCATCTTTAAAGGATATTATAAAGAAACCATTGGTGCCTACATTACCAGACTTAAAATAGAAAGTGGAGCAAAAATGCTTTTGTATCAAAACCAGACGATATCGCAAATAGCAATAAAAGTAGGGTATTCTGATTTACAAGCGTTTAGTAAGGCTTTTAAAAAACATTTTGGTATTTCTCCTCAGGAGTATAAAAGTAAAAAAGAAGACATCTTAACGTCGATAGTAAAGAATACTAAAGTAGCAATGAGTTTTTATGAAGAGAAAATAATCAACCTGCCAAAACAAAAGGTTTTTTATAAAACGATTATAGCAGATTATTATAGTGATAAGATTGAAGAAGTTTGGGATGAATTACATGAAGAAGCTGTAAGATTAGAGGTGAATATATCTACATCAGAAAGTATAGGGATTATTTGGGACGAACCATTAATATCTGAGGCAATTCGATGTAACTATGATGCCTGTTTTACACTACCTCAAAATTGTGATTTTAAAAATAAATTCAGTGTAAAAATTTTGCCAGAACAAACATATGCGGTTTTTACACATTATGGAGCTTACAGTTTATTACAACATACCTACGATAAGATTTTTGGGAATTGGATATTAAATACACAGCATGAGGTATCTGAGTCTCCTTTTTTAGAATTATATAAAGTAAATAATATGCATAGCGATGACCCCAAAGAATATGTAACCGAAATATATATCCCAATAAAATGA
- a CDS encoding curli production assembly/transport component CsgF: MKSILITLFLVFSICSFSFGQDLVYKPVNPAFGGDTFNYQWLLSSAEAQNKFTDPTDSRDQRSDVERFTENLNNQLLSQISRTLFTEQFGEGGLTEGTYNFGSLFIEIFPSGEGLVINILDTSTGDQSQVIIPN, from the coding sequence ATGAAATCAATTTTAATAACGCTTTTTCTTGTTTTCTCGATATGTAGCTTTTCTTTTGGGCAAGATTTGGTGTATAAGCCTGTAAATCCTGCTTTTGGAGGCGATACATTTAATTATCAATGGCTCCTTAGTTCTGCCGAAGCTCAGAATAAATTTACAGACCCTACCGATTCAAGAGATCAAAGATCGGATGTAGAAAGATTTACAGAGAATCTGAATAACCAGTTATTAAGTCAGATATCAAGAACACTATTTACCGAACAATTTGGAGAAGGAGGTCTTACCGAAGGAACGTATAATTTTGGATCATTATTTATAGAAATCTTTCCTTCTGGAGAAGGGTTGGTAATCAATATATTAGATACAAGCACCGGAGACCAGTCCCAAGTAATAATTCCTAATTAA